The Kluyvera intermedia genome includes the window TGACAATGTCACCTTTTAGTGCGGCGACAACCATTCCCACCACTAGCGCTGCCACAACCGCGTAACGCGGCGCCAGCGCTTTAAACAGCAACCAACCGACCAGCATGCTGCCGCACAAGATCAGATGCCCCTCAAGGGTGCTAAAAGCCTGTAAACCAAAACGTAATAAAATACCTGCCAGCATGGCGGCCGCCAGCGAATGGGGGATCAATTTCATCAGCCGGGCAAACCAGCCGGTTAAACCGCAGAGGACGATTAAGGCGTTGGCAAAGATAAAAATGCCGACCGCATCATTTAGCGTTGCGCCTTGTAAACTGCCCACTAATAGCGCCGCGCCAGGCGTAGACCATGCGGTTAAAATGGGCACTTTACGCCACAGCGTCAGCACCAGCGTACTGACCCCCATCGCCAGGCCAAGGGCGGTCATCCAGCCGGATATTTGTAATGCGCTGGCACCTGCCGCCGCTGCCGCCTGCCAGATGATTGCCGCGGAGCTGGCGTAGCCGACCAGCACGGCAACAAAACCGGCCAGGACGGTGGGAAAAGGGATGAATGAAAATCGCATAGGTGTCTCTTGTGCGTTATAGCGTCCATACACAGTATCACTGTGCGTTATAACGTACAACCTCCAGGTCATTTTCTAAACGTGGTGCGATGAGTGCGGTATACTGGCAAGAGGTAACCGAACGGAGGTGGAATGAATATTGCGCAACACCTGGCGGCAACGCTGAAAATGCAGCGTCAGCAGCGAGGCTGGAGCCTGTCGAAACTGGCGGAAGAGACCGGTGTTTCGAAGGCAATGCTGGGGCAAATAGAACGTAATGAGTCCAGCCCAACCGTGGCGACGTTATGGAAAATTGCCACCGGTTTGAATGTGCCGTTCTCGGTCTTTATCACGCCCCCGGAACCGGGCGATGAGCTGGCATTTGACCCGCAACAACAGGCGATGGTTATCACTCCGGTATTCCCCTGGGATGAACAACTCTGCTTTGACCACTTTTCAATTACGCTGGCGCCAGGTGCAGTAAGCGAATCAACGCCGCATGAAAAAGGGGTGATTGAACATGTGGTGGTGATAAGCGGGACGTTGGATATGTGGGTGAAGGGAGTATGGCAGTCGCTCGCGCCGGGTGAAGGATTACGTTTCGCAGGCGATCTGGCTCACGCTTACCGCAACAGCGGCGAGCAGACCGCGCACTTTCACTCTATTATCCATTACCCCAAAGAAAAAGCCGCAGGCAAGCCTGCGGCAAATCACGACAATGAATCATAACGTAGCCGTTACGAGGAAGTCCGGAATACGAGGCTGACTCTATCGCACTCTTGCCGGGAGGAGAAATGCCCATTTCGGCAATAGGTTGTTGAAAATAAGCTATTCATGGCGTGTCGCGGGGAAATGATTTCGTCCGCCGTGGCTTCTGGATACAATAGCCACACCTTTTGTAATGCTACTGGATAAGCCCGATAGAATGCGCCAGCAGAACGCTCATCTTGAACTCCTCAGTCCGGCTCGTGATACGGCTATTGCCCGCGAAGCCATTCTCCACGGTGCCGATGCGGTTTACATTGGCGGGCCGGGTTTTGGTGCCCGCCATAACGCCAGCAATAGCTTGCAGGACATTGCTGAACTGGTGCCGTTTGCCCACCGTTATGGTGCCAAAATCTTCATCACCCTGAATACCATTTTGCATGATGATGAGCTTGAACCCGCGCAGAAGCTGATTACAAACTTATATGAAACCGGTGTTGATGCGCTGATTGTGCAGGACATGGGGATCTTACAGCTGGATATTCCACCTATCGAACTGCATGCCAGCACCCAGTGCGATATTCGCAGCGTTGAGAAAGCAAAATTCCTCTCCGATGTTGGATTTAGCCAGATTGTGTTGGCGCGGGAACTGAATTTATCGCAAATTAACGCCATCCATGATGCCACTGATGCCACCATTGAATTCTTTATTCACGGTGCGTTGTGCGTGGCGTATTCCGGTCAGTGCAATATTTCCCACGCGCAGACCGGGCGCAGCGCCAACCGGGGGGACTGCTCGCAGGCTTGCCGACTGCCATACACCCTGAAAGATGATAAGGGGCGCGTGGTTGCTTTTGAAAAACATCTGTTGTCGATGAAAGATAACGATCAGAGTGCGAATTTGGCTGCACTTATAGACGCAGGTGTTCGCTCCTTCAAAATTGAAGGACGATATAAAGACATGAGTTACGTAAAAAACATCACCGCGCATTATCGTCAGATGCTGGATGCGTTGATTGAAGAACGTGGCAATCTCATGCGTTCTTCAGCCGGGCGCACCGAGCATTTCTTTATTCCATCCACGGATAAAACCTTCCATCGCGGCAGTACCGACTATTTTGTTAACCAGCGGCAGATGAATATCGGTGCGTTCGATTCACCAAAGTTTATTGGTTTACCGGTAGGTGAAGTCCTGAAGGTCAATAAAGATACGCTGGATGTTGAAGTGAGCGAACCGTTAGCCAATGGCGATGGACTGAATGTGCTGATTAAGCGCGAAATTGTCGGTTTTCGTGCGAATACGGTGGAATTAATCGGTAAAAATCGTTACCGCGTTAAGCCCAATGAAATGCCCGCCGATCTCTACAAAGTTCGCCCAAATCAGGTACTGAATCGCAACCTTGACCATAACTGGCAACAAGCGTTACTCAAAACGTCCAGTGAACGACGGATTGCGGTTGATATCGCGCTGTCTGGCTGGCAGGAACAGCTCGTCCTGACGATGACCAGTGAAGACGGTGCATGCGTGACTCATAGCTTAGAAGGTGATTTTGCGACGGCCAGCAATGCTGAAAAAGCATTAAGCCAACTGCAAGATGGTCTCGCAAAACTGGGGCAAACGCCGTACTACGCCCGCAACGTGGAAGTGCTATTGCCGCAGGCGCTGTTTGTACCAAACAGTATGCTCAATCAACTGCGACGTGAAACGGTTGAAATGCTCTGCCTGGCGCGACTGGATCGCTATCAACGCGGCAGTCGTAAGCCAGTAACCCATCCAGCGCCGGTTTACCCGGATAGCCAACTGAGCTTCCTCGCCAACGTCTACAACCACAAAGCGCGCGAGTTTTACCATCGCTACGGTGTACAACTTATTGACGCGGCTTATGAAGCTCACGAAGAGAAGGGCGAAGTGTCGGTGATGATCACCAAGCACTGTCTGCGCTTTGCCTTTAATCTTTGCCCGAAACAGGCGAAGGGATCGATTAAGAGCTGGAAAGCTACGCCGATGCAGTTGATTAACGGCGATGACGTGTTGACGCTGAAATTTGATTGTCGGCCCTGTGAAATGCACGTCATTGGTAAAATGAAAAATCACATACTAAAAATGCCGCTGCCAGGAAGCGTCGTGGCCTCAGTGAGTCCGGATGATTTGCTTAAAACGTTGCCTAAGCGCAGAAGCTAATCCAGAGCTACAAACGGCCGGTAAGCGAAAGCGTTTCCGGCCGTGTATTCACGTTATTCAGGATTTAAAGCCCGCGGCGGTCATTAATACTCGAAACAGACCGCCCACTACGGTCAGCGCCAGCACGCTGCCGCCCCATAAGATAACCAGCCACATCAGACGCGATAACCAGATATTTTTCATCAGTGATACCCCTCATCTTGCGGAACTTTGCCGCGAAATACGTAGTAGCTCCAGAAGGTGTAAACGAGGATGACCGGGATAATAAACAGCGCGCCAATCAGCATGAACTCCTGGCTTTGTACGGGCGCAGCGGCCTGCCATAGGGTGATTGAGGGCGGTATAATCGCCGGCCAGATGCTGATCCCTAATCCACTAAAGCCGAGGAAAACCAGTACCAGCGTCAGAATAAACGGTTGTGCGTGGCTGACTTCTTGTCCCAGATGCCGCCAAAGCAACGCGCTGGTGGCGACGACAAGCAGCGGAACCGGAAGCAAGTAATAGAGATTTGGCAGACTAAACCAACGCCTTGCAATTTGGCTGTGTAGCAGCGGCGTCCACAGGCTGATGACGGCGATAATGGCTAATAATGCCAGCAGCAGAGAACGGGCGTTTTTGCGCATCGTGTTTTGCAGCGCAGATTCGCTTTTCATCACAAGCCAGGTCGCCCCTAATAGGGCATAAGCGACAACCAAACCTACGCCGCAAAATAAGGTAAATGGCGTGAGCCAATCGAACGGGCCGCCACTAAAACTGCGCCCGCTCACCTGGAAGCCATTAATCACTGCGCCCACCACGATACCCTGGCAGAAGGTGGCCAGTATGGAGCCGCCCATAAAAGCCTTATCCCAGAACGGGCGATGCGATGGCGTTGCGTTAAAGCGAAACTCAAAGGCCACACCGCGGAAAATCAGACCGACCAGCATCAGCGTCAGTGGGATCGTCAGCGCATCAATAATCACCGCATAAGCTAGCGGGAACGCACCGAACAACCCCGCACCGCCAAGTACTAGCCAGGTTTCGTTACCGTCCCAGACGGGTGCAACGCTATTGACCATCAGGTCTCGCTGCTGGGCATTGCGGGTAAAGGGAAACAGGATCCCAATTCCTAAATCGAACCCATCCATGACGATATACATCAGCGTGGCAAATACGATAATGACGAACCAGATAACGGATAAATCGAGAGTCATGAGCGGTTCTCCAGTTGTTCATTCGGGGTGATTGCCGCAGACAACGGACGGGATGGCGTGCCGTGAGGAGGCGGCGTGAACGGCTGAGGGCCTTTGCGAATCAGGCGTACCATGTAGCTGTACCCAACGCCAAATACCGAGGTGTAGACCACGAAAAACGTCAATAAGCTGATACTCATATGCAACGTTCCGTGGGCCGAAACGGCATCGGCCGTCCGCTGAAGTCCATACACTACCCAGGGTTGGCGGCCCACCTCTGTTGTGACCCAACCGGCAAGGATAGCGATCAGACCCGATGGCCCCATCAGCAACGCAAACCACAAGAACGGACGTGAGGTATACAGCGTTTGTCGCGAGCGTAGCCAGAGCGCCATCACGCCTAACAGCAACATCAACATGCCCAACCCCGCCATAATGCGGAATGACCAGAAAACGATGGTGGAGTTAGGCCGGTCTTCTTTGGCGAATTCTTTTAATGCCGGAACCTGTTTATCCAGGCTATGAGTGAGGATCAGGCTGCCGAGAGCCGGGATCTCCAGTCCATAACGTGTGCGTTCCTGTTCCATATCCGGCCAGCCGAATAGCAGTAACGGTGTTGGTTCACCGGGCTGATTCTCCCAATGTCCCTCAATTGCCGCAATTTTTGCGGGTTGGTGTTTAAGCGTATTCAGCCCGTGCATGTCGCCAACCATCGCCTGAATTGGCGCGACAATAAGTGTCATCCATAGCGACATTGAGAACATAATGCGCACGGCGGGAGTCTGATTGCCGCGCAGCAGATGCCACGCTGCCGACGCACCGACAAACAGTGCGCTACTCAAAAATGCGGCGATGGACATATGGAACAATCGATAGGGGAATGATGGATTAAACACCACCGCAAACCAGTCAACCGGCACCACCTGACCGCCCACAATTTCATATCCTTGCGGTGTTTGCATCCAGCTGTTTGAGGCGAGGATCCAGAATGTCGAAATAATGGTGCCCAGCGCAACCATACAGGTCGCGAAGAAGTGCAGCCCCGGCCCGACACGATTCCAGCCAAATAGCATGACGCCCAGAAAACCCGCTTCGAGGAAGAAGGCAGTCAGCACTTCGTAAGTTAACAGGGGGCCGGTAATGCTGCCTGCAAACTGGGAGAAACCACTCCAGTTGGTACCAAACTGATAGGCCATCACCAGGCCGGACACCACGCCCATACCAAAGTTAACGGCAAAAATCTTCGACCAGAACTGGTACAAGGAACGCCAGACCGGATTGCGGTTTTTTAACCATAAGCCTTCCAGCACCGCCAGATAACTGGCAAGACCGATGGTGATGGCGGGGAAGATAATATGGAATGAAACGGTAAACGCAAACTGAATTCTTGCGAGGTGAAACGCATCAAGACCTAACATGCAAACTCCGTGGAGATGAAAAACTCGGCCTGATTTTAAGCGGCTGGGGAAGTAGGGGGGAGAGACAGTCGGGCAGTATTAAGTGATAACAGTTGGGGAGTTTGGGATTTAGCAGGAAACATTGTTTGCACTGCGTAGAAATATTGCACGATTCAGTCCCCTCTCCCTGAAAAAGGGAGGGGGGGCGTCAGTAGCTAGAGGAATGGTTCAACAAACGTAATGATCAGTCGTCTTCTTCGTCATCCATCTCGACAGGCGTCTGGTAGTCATTCGGCTTAATCACCAGCAGATCACAACGCAGGTGATCAATGACCTGTTCTGCCGTGTTGCCAAGGAATGCCGCAGAAATCCCGGTACGGCCAACGGTACCCAGGACAACAATACCTGCATCAAGATGTGCCGCAAGGTCAGGGATCACCTCTTCCGGTAAGCCTTTTTCAACGTGGGTGAATTTCTCATCGATGCTGAATTTTTGACGTAGCGACTTCATCGCTAGCAGGTGCTGTCCGCGAATCGCATCGTTATAAACACTTGGATCAAAATCAGGCAGTTCAATGGCAATATTGATTGGCGTAACCGGATAGGCGCCAATCAGGTGGACTTCGGTATGGTTGACCTGATCGGCAAGTTCCAGTGTCTCTTTGACCAGTTTTTCATTCAACGCATTGTGGTATGTCTCTTCGCTGGCAAGGTTAACCGCAACCAGCGCCTTGCCACCTTCCGGCCACGGTTGGTCTTTTACCATCCACACCGGACATGGGCATTTACGCAACAGGTGCCAGTCGGTTGGCGTGAAGATAACCGACTCAAGCTTATCGTGCTGGTGTGCCATTTTCAGCAGTAAATCATGACCTCCGCTGATGACTTCCTGGATAATGGCTTCGAACGGACGGTTGTGCCAAACCACTTTGATATCAAGTGGTATACCGGCATCCAGATAATATTTCGCCTGCTCGCGGATCCATGCGGTGCGCTGGCTAATGACGCCCTGACGCATTGCGGTGCGTTCGTCAGGAGAAAGAAGGGTGGTCATCTCATAGGAAAAATCATAGATCGGCAAAAATGCCTTGATGCGACCGCCAATCCGTTGATGTAGATAAACAGCGCGTCGCAGCGCGGGTTGATCGTCCTGATTGGGATCGATAGCAACGAGCATGTTCTGATACTTGGCCATACAGGGTCTCCTTACAGCTGTAACCACAGTTTGTCAGTAAAAGATAACTCATATAATGCGATTGAAACAGGGGGGAATCATTGCCAGATCAATAAATCAGGATAAATACTCATTGAGCAGAATCTGTTTAATGGGCAAAGCTTACGGCATTCTGAAACGGTGAGGAAGAGGGTGACAGGAGAATCAGCGGGGCTGGAAGACGCATTTTTCTGGCAATAAAAAACCCCGAATTACCGGGGTTTTTTGCACACTGACAGTAAGCGAGAATCGTTATGCGACGTTGCGAGAATGTCCCGCCAACACCGCCAGCGCATCGCTATTTTCAATAGTGATGTATTTACCTTTCACCGCCAGCATGCCGCTTTTCTGGAAACGCCCCAACAAACGGCTGATGGTCTCAACGGTCAGACCGAGGTAGTTGCCGATATCGCCACGAGTCATTGTCAGACGGAATTCACGCGGAGAGAAGCCACGCTGAGCAAAACGACGAGACAGGTTATAGATAAATGCCGCCAGACGTTCTTCCGCATTTTTCTTCGACAGCAAAAGGATCATATCCTGATCGCCTTTGATCTCACCGCTCATCAGACGCATCATCTGCTGACGCAGATTTGGCATTTTACCGGAAAGGTCATCCAGCGTTTCAAATGGAATTTCGCAAACCATTGAAGTTTCCAGCGCCTGCGCGAAACTCGGGTGATGTCCGGTGCCAATGGCATCGAAGCCCACCAAATCACCTGCCAGATGGAAGCCGGTAATTTGCTCATCACCTTGCTCGGTGATGGTATAGCTCTTGATCGTACCGGAGCGAATCGCGTACAGAGATTTCAGTTCATCACCGGCTTTGAACAAGGTCTGCCCTTTCTGAATGGGCTTTTTGCGCTCGATAATATTATCCAGCTGATCAAGCTCATGCTCATTAAGAGTGAACGGGATGCAAAGCTGACTGATGCTGCAATCCTGACAATGGATAGCGCAACCGCCAGACTGAATGCGTCGTATAATTCTCTTTTCCGGGATCATAGGTTTGCTCAAGCCGTAATTGATATTAGTCAATTTTAACATCTTTTTGGTGAGCAAGTAAGTCTCGGCGTGGGGATTCACCCAAGATTAAAAAGGGATACTCTTTTTTGGCATGTATACATTTG containing:
- a CDS encoding DUF2474 domain-containing protein, coding for MKNIWLSRLMWLVILWGGSVLALTVVGGLFRVLMTAAGFKS
- the cydB gene encoding cytochrome d ubiquinol oxidase subunit II, coding for MTLDLSVIWFVIIVFATLMYIVMDGFDLGIGILFPFTRNAQQRDLMVNSVAPVWDGNETWLVLGGAGLFGAFPLAYAVIIDALTIPLTLMLVGLIFRGVAFEFRFNATPSHRPFWDKAFMGGSILATFCQGIVVGAVINGFQVSGRSFSGGPFDWLTPFTLFCGVGLVVAYALLGATWLVMKSESALQNTMRKNARSLLLALLAIIAVISLWTPLLHSQIARRWFSLPNLYYLLPVPLLVVATSALLWRHLGQEVSHAQPFILTLVLVFLGFSGLGISIWPAIIPPSITLWQAAAPVQSQEFMLIGALFIIPVILVYTFWSYYVFRGKVPQDEGYH
- the uspE gene encoding universal stress protein UspE, giving the protein MAKYQNMLVAIDPNQDDQPALRRAVYLHQRIGGRIKAFLPIYDFSYEMTTLLSPDERTAMRQGVISQRTAWIREQAKYYLDAGIPLDIKVVWHNRPFEAIIQEVISGGHDLLLKMAHQHDKLESVIFTPTDWHLLRKCPCPVWMVKDQPWPEGGKALVAVNLASEETYHNALNEKLVKETLELADQVNHTEVHLIGAYPVTPINIAIELPDFDPSVYNDAIRGQHLLAMKSLRQKFSIDEKFTHVEKGLPEEVIPDLAAHLDAGIVVLGTVGRTGISAAFLGNTAEQVIDHLRCDLLVIKPNDYQTPVEMDDEEDD
- a CDS encoding cytochrome ubiquinol oxidase subunit I, with protein sequence MLGLDAFHLARIQFAFTVSFHIIFPAITIGLASYLAVLEGLWLKNRNPVWRSLYQFWSKIFAVNFGMGVVSGLVMAYQFGTNWSGFSQFAGSITGPLLTYEVLTAFFLEAGFLGVMLFGWNRVGPGLHFFATCMVALGTIISTFWILASNSWMQTPQGYEIVGGQVVPVDWFAVVFNPSFPYRLFHMSIAAFLSSALFVGASAAWHLLRGNQTPAVRIMFSMSLWMTLIVAPIQAMVGDMHGLNTLKHQPAKIAAIEGHWENQPGEPTPLLLFGWPDMEQERTRYGLEIPALGSLILTHSLDKQVPALKEFAKEDRPNSTIVFWSFRIMAGLGMLMLLLGVMALWLRSRQTLYTSRPFLWFALLMGPSGLIAILAGWVTTEVGRQPWVVYGLQRTADAVSAHGTLHMSISLLTFFVVYTSVFGVGYSYMVRLIRKGPQPFTPPPHGTPSRPLSAAITPNEQLENRS
- the fnr gene encoding fumarate/nitrate reduction transcriptional regulator Fnr gives rise to the protein MIPEKRIIRRIQSGGCAIHCQDCSISQLCIPFTLNEHELDQLDNIIERKKPIQKGQTLFKAGDELKSLYAIRSGTIKSYTITEQGDEQITGFHLAGDLVGFDAIGTGHHPSFAQALETSMVCEIPFETLDDLSGKMPNLRQQMMRLMSGEIKGDQDMILLLSKKNAEERLAAFIYNLSRRFAQRGFSPREFRLTMTRGDIGNYLGLTVETISRLLGRFQKSGMLAVKGKYITIENSDALAVLAGHSRNVA
- a CDS encoding helix-turn-helix domain-containing protein, producing MNIAQHLAATLKMQRQQRGWSLSKLAEETGVSKAMLGQIERNESSPTVATLWKIATGLNVPFSVFITPPEPGDELAFDPQQQAMVITPVFPWDEQLCFDHFSITLAPGAVSESTPHEKGVIEHVVVISGTLDMWVKGVWQSLAPGEGLRFAGDLAHAYRNSGEQTAHFHSIIHYPKEKAAGKPAANHDNES
- a CDS encoding peptidase U32 family protein yields the protein MRQQNAHLELLSPARDTAIAREAILHGADAVYIGGPGFGARHNASNSLQDIAELVPFAHRYGAKIFITLNTILHDDELEPAQKLITNLYETGVDALIVQDMGILQLDIPPIELHASTQCDIRSVEKAKFLSDVGFSQIVLARELNLSQINAIHDATDATIEFFIHGALCVAYSGQCNISHAQTGRSANRGDCSQACRLPYTLKDDKGRVVAFEKHLLSMKDNDQSANLAALIDAGVRSFKIEGRYKDMSYVKNITAHYRQMLDALIEERGNLMRSSAGRTEHFFIPSTDKTFHRGSTDYFVNQRQMNIGAFDSPKFIGLPVGEVLKVNKDTLDVEVSEPLANGDGLNVLIKREIVGFRANTVELIGKNRYRVKPNEMPADLYKVRPNQVLNRNLDHNWQQALLKTSSERRIAVDIALSGWQEQLVLTMTSEDGACVTHSLEGDFATASNAEKALSQLQDGLAKLGQTPYYARNVEVLLPQALFVPNSMLNQLRRETVEMLCLARLDRYQRGSRKPVTHPAPVYPDSQLSFLANVYNHKAREFYHRYGVQLIDAAYEAHEEKGEVSVMITKHCLRFAFNLCPKQAKGSIKSWKATPMQLINGDDVLTLKFDCRPCEMHVIGKMKNHILKMPLPGSVVASVSPDDLLKTLPKRRS